A genomic stretch from Saccharomyces paradoxus chromosome XVI, complete sequence includes:
- the PEX25 gene encoding Pex25p (Peripheral peroxisomal membrane peroxin~similar to YPL112C) — translation MSHFGTADIVSGSETPPYSGVSYQDAQDDNTHPHSSDAGAEKFSVGSGGKPHTESSRSDDEDSQAKTKMVDNITILKYLLDSLSGRDKLAKIIKYTLDILKLFIEKSKRNLTVLDPSVLAYYTKILKNLTLKVALRHPITVIKVLLLSLLGNFDRKIDFISQQLSTFRYILRFGGTPFRVFSLLGKFNKTRKCNFQIDQIKKIWFNEASLREFLDLYYGIFDELDLLYKLKIWTNKSFYSFVSRQESFAWQYDILLSLKDHWLNLQSLQKRQLELEVQLKVQNNALLLSPILMHQAQNDDDSQSPIRKQLLCDLNVNNNAEMLIHRQLKAIKDEKTLVYLDIVRLSFDCMANTSDILNLKTPKGTYAVLSLGSGLTGLVKLWITAKRSLCSSKD, via the coding sequence ATGAGTCACTTTGGTACGGCAGATATTGTTTCCGGTTCAGAAACACCGCCTTATTCTGGAGTAAGTTACCAGGACGCTCAGGATGACAATACCCATCCACATTCATCAGACGCCGGCGCAGAAAAATTCAGTGTAGGCAGCGGAGGCAAGCCCCATACTGAATCCTCGAGAAGCGATGATGAGGATTCTCAAgcgaaaacaaaaatggtgGATAATATTACTatcttgaaatatttattGGATTCTCTATCTGGTAGAGACAAATTAGCAAAAATTATCAAGTATACTCTGGATATATTGAAACTGTTTATCGAAAAGTCGAAGAGAAATTTAACTGTTTTGGATCCTTCTGTATTAGCCTACTATAccaagattttgaaaaatttgactTTAAAAGTCGCACTAAGGCATCCAATCACAGTGATCAAAGTTCTTCTACTGTCTCTTCTGGGAAATTTTGACAGGAAAATTGATTTTATCAGTCAGCAATTAAGTACTTTCAGATACATTTTAAGGTTTGGCGGCACACCCTTCAGAGTGTTCAGCCTCTTAGGGAAATTTAATAAGACTAGAAAATGCAACTTTCAAATTGACcaaattaagaaaatatggttTAATGAAGCTTCATTAagagaatttttggatttatATTATGGTATCTTTGATGAATTGGACCTCCTGtacaaattgaaaatatggaCAAATAAATCGTTCTACTCCTTTGTCAGTAGACAAGAGTCTTTTGCATGGCAGTACGACATTCTTTTAAGCTTAAAGGACCATTGGCTGAACCTACAAAGCCTACAGAAAAGGCAATTAGAATTGGAAGTGCAACTAAAAGTTCAAAACAACGCATTACTACTATCACCTATACTGATGCATCAGGCCCAAAATGACGATGATTCACAATCGCCAATTAGGAAGCAGTTGTTATGTGACCTAAACGTAAATAACAACGCAGAAATGTTAATACACAGGCAACTAAAGGCTATCAAGGATGAAAAGACCCTCGTTTATTTAGACATTGTAAGATTATCGTTTGACTGCATGGCCAACACATCCGACATTCTAAATTTAAAGACTCCAAAGGGAACGTATGCCGTTTTGTCCCTGGGATCAGGCTTAACTGGGCTGGTTAAACTTTGGATAACAGCAAAGAGGTCACTTTgctcttcaaaagattag